From Arachis stenosperma cultivar V10309 chromosome 2, arast.V10309.gnm1.PFL2, whole genome shotgun sequence, one genomic window encodes:
- the LOC130962266 gene encoding thylakoid membrane protein TERC, chloroplastic-like, which yields MGLASVVHNGIKIPFKFQHSDRVSLSHSKFSPLVSSFSSACHSRGALFFPILGFKRVVKDGRLTPSDVKRIYAQPKEDISKKEPSKDKSTQESLGDKTYSSSVRNVVLWVSAAVAFGVGLGFKEGVDKASEFFAGYILEQSLSVDNLFVFVLIFKYFKVPIMYQNRVLSYGIAGAVIFRLTLILLGTATLETFEAVNLLLAAILLYSSFKLFASEDDESDLSNNYVVKTCQKFIPVTTYYDGNRFITSQDGLWKATPLLLTVAVVEFSDIAFAVDSIPAVFGVTRDPFVVFSSNLFAILSLRSLYPIISEGMSELEFLQPSIAVVLGFIGCKMILDYFGIHVSTEASLGFVVICLTTGVLLSVAKKSD from the exons aTGGGATTAGCCTCCGTTGTTCACAACGGCATCAAAATCCCATTCAAATTCCAACACAGTGACAGGGTTTCACTCTCACACTCCAAATTCTCTCCCCTCGTCTCTTCCTTTTCCTCTG CTTGTCATTCTCGCGGTGCTCTCTTTTTTCCAATTTTGGGCTTCAAACGAGTAGTTAAGGATGGTAGATTAACTCCCTCAG ATGTAAAGAGAATCTACGCTCAACCAAAAGAAGACATTAGCAAGAAGGAGCCATCTAAGGATAAAAGTACACAAGAGTCTCTGGGAGATAAAACTTACAGCTCTTCTGTTAGAAATGTGGTCTTATGG GTGAGTGCGGCAGTGGCATTTGGTGTTGGTTTGGGATTTAAAGAGGGTGTTGACAAGGCATCTGAATTCTTCGCTGG ATACATATTGGAGCAAAGTCTTTCTGTAGATAATCTCTTTGTCTTCGTTCTGATATTCAAATACTTCAAAGTGCCAATTATGTACCAG AATCGTGTACTTTCTTATGGTATTGCTGGCGCAGTTATCTTTCGCCTAACATTAATACTTCTTGGAACAGCCACCCTTGAG ACGTTTGAGGCAGTCAACCTTCTATTGGCCGCTATATTACTTTACTCATCATTTAAG CTATTTGCCAGTGAAGATGATGAGTCGGACTTATCTAATAACTATGTGGTGAAGACATGCCAGAAATTTATCCCTGTAACAA CATATTACGATGGAAATCGTTTCATAACAAGTCAAGATGGGCTGTGGAAA GCCACCCCTTTGCTTCTTACTGTAGCAGTTGTTGAGTTCAGTGACATTGCATTTGCA GTTGACTCAATACCTGCAGTTTTTGGCGTAACTCGGGATCCGTTTGTAGTATTTTCGTCTAATCTTTTTGCCATTTTGA GTTTAAGGTCACTTTACCCAATAATATCTGAGGGCATGTCAGAGTTGGAGTTCCTGCAG CCATCCATTGCTGTTGTTCTGGGATTCATTGGGTGCAAGATGATCCTGGACTATTTTG GAATCCATGTATCAACGGAGGCTTCTCTTGGATTTGTAGTCATATGTCTTACTACAGGAGTGTTATTAAGTGTGGCCAAGAAATCTGATTAA